The segment TCGATAAAGCGAATGGTGTGTTAAAACATTTTATGTATGCTCAACTCTACAAGGATCGAAATCACACGCCCATCTCGGTGAAGctgtttttatcacaaaatgcGAAAATATTACTGTAAGCCTAGTCGAGCATAGTCGTCACTCGGCCGGGATGTTGCCCGATAGTTCTCAATGGCTAATTTTAGTAcaaattaacataatatattttcttctaaGACACATTTTAacacaactatttttttttaattaatatgttttatttagtttaattaataatcTAAGAGACGAGTTTAGGTCTCGTATTTTAAGtgattttcgtttttttttaaatcaacaattatctaaatttttggtttaaaaGTCAGTTTCCCTAAAATGTAGAAAACTAGTTTTGTCTTGGGTTTCTTAATTTATATGAGAAAGTAAAAACAGGAAGATAAAATCATCAAAAACTTTAAACAAAAGTCTACTTTCACACACaaccttgttttttttaatttctttgttttggttgtttttcatttttgataaaaaaaagtggTTTATTCTGTTTACCTAGAACCCAAACattataaataatcttttttaaCGTGGATTGAATCTGAACAGCAAAAAAACTATTAGAACTCCTTTTATCGCTAGGTTTTGGTAGTTTTTTATTGAACAGAGCAGAAAACACAAACGAATAAATTTGATTTAGAGATTCCTAAACTAAACTAAGCCAAAATAGTGtaatttcttttatatagtTTACACTTCCTTGCTTTCTCAAACTCACACTAAGTATTATCATTATGCATTGGAGAGATGTAAAACATGGTTGTTGTGTTATCTACTCAATGTAAACAAATCTATCGCTTTTTGCGAAATAGATTGCTCTCCTTCAATCAAAACaggattttgtatatttttaaaacttaaaattcgGTTGTATTTCGTATAAATATACACTAATTAAGTTCAGTGATAACTAATCCCCGGGTAgcaatatattttgtaaatagcACATGCATGCTCAAAGAAAATGTAGACagaattaaatttaaataaaaaaaataaaaaaaaaattaaagggaaAGGGTCAGGTCAGTCTCGGTGCATGTTAACTCAATGCACGTTCTCGTCCCCCGTCCTTTTCTTAAACTCTCACACACTCTCACTCTCTATTAAAGCCCCTGAACCAGTGACCACCACTTACTGAGTGAGCAAGTACGAGTCTTGAGTCAAACCCCTCCCGAGTCAAGTAATAATGGACGTCTACGGCTTATCTTCACCGGACTTGCTTCGTATCGACGACCTTCTCGACTTCTCCAACGACGAAATCTTTTCATCTTCCTCCACCGTCGCTTCCTCCGCCGCTTCTTCGTCGGAAAACCCTTTTAGCTTCCACGCTTCtccgcctcctcctcctcctctcctcACCGACTTCACTCACGATCTCTGCGTTCCGGTGCGTTACAATTTTCGATTGTCAATTTCTAGGTTTTGATTTTTGATGTTCTTCGAATTGGGAGTTCGGTTTACTCCGGTTTACTGATACACTCGGTTATGTGTTGGTTATTGactgtttattttttttgttgcagaGCGACGACGCGGCTCATCTCGAGTGGCTATCACGCTTCGTCGACGACTCGTTCTCCGATTACCCAGCGAATCCACTAACCGTGAACGTCAGGCCCGACGCGTCGTTCACCGGAAAACCTAGAAGCCGTCGATCAAGAGCCCCGTCGTCGCCTTCCCTTGCCGGAACCTGGGCTCCGATGCCGGAATCCGAGCTTTGCTACTCCGTCGCGAAGCGCAGCCCTAGCAAGAAACTGGAAGTTGAATCGGTGACGGCGGAGGGCGGCGGGGGGAGGAGGTGCACGCACTGCGCGTCGGAGAAGACGCCGCAGTGGAGGACGGGACCGCTCGGGCCTAAAACGCTTTGCAACGCGTGTGGAGTCCGTTTCAAATCAGGGAGGCTCGTGCCGGAGTACAGACCGGCGTCGAGTCCGACGTTTGTGCTGACTCAGCATTCGAACTCTCACCGGAAAGTTATGGAGCTCAGGCGGCAGAAGGAGCAGATAGAATCGCGTTTCCAGCCGCAATAATAATTCGCGTTTGCGTTAGCGTCGGTACGGTTTCTTTTGGGGGTTTCTTTGGAGGGTTTTTGGAAGTCACGGAGTTTGGTGACGTGTCGTAATCGTGACGGCGATGGTCACGTGACCGATGGAAAGCTTAAGGTCTAAATGTTATTGTTAGTTTGAAATCGAACTCTGCTAATCACGTCATTAATTTTTGTTAGTAGTAttcatttgaatttttttttccttttcaactGGTTTTTCGTTTCTACTTAAAAGTTATTGCATTAAATGATTTTATTGGCTGCATTTAATCTTCTCCCTTTCAGTTATAAAGCCACTCAACTACCACAATTGACTTTTGAGATATGTGACTTACGATATAAATAAAATCACAAGTCATGCTGCATGATCTTCATGGATACACATATACATGCTTAACGAGTTGATTGTTTTCGTAAAGAGATATATCACAGTCGAAATGAAACAGGGTTTCTCTTATTTAGGTTATAAATTCTAACTTTAATTATCTGTGTTATTCGTGTAAGATTTCATATAAAGTATAGTATTCAGTTAGGTTTTTGTTCAAAACTAGTTGTTCAAACGCATCAAAGCTCCATCACCAACCATTTTTGCTTCACTtgttttatttaactaaattgAAGAATAGAGAAGAATGAATGGTACGGACTGAGTAGAAGAAGTCTCCTCAGCTAATCTTTATGTAtccataagaaaataaaagatgaaATCTAAATAAGTCCTATATTGCTAGATTAATTATCTAAGAGCAATGTCAATGCCTGATTGCTCAAACAGTAACGCACACAACCCGAGAAAGTCTTTGAATTCTATGTTAATCACTTTAGCTCAATCTATATTGCGGTTTAGTTTCAATTTTCAACTAATAAATGATCATATATTTCTTAATAATTTGATTCAAACCCATCCATAAAAAATCTATCCAATGCATCTGGATGCAGAGAATTGGAACCAACATTACGCATGCACATCCAGACCGGATATTCCACACTATTAGCTAACGAAATCAACATATAGATCAGACAAGTACATTACGATATCCATAGATGCTTCCATCTCAAAATATTACACGAGATCAATGAATCTTATTTGTCGTGGAGATTGATTCACATAATCGGATTATTAGATCGTATGAACCACCATTTAAGATTAACTCACCTCTGATTCGGctttacaaaaattttaaacggtttttgtgtgtgtgtgcgcGCGCGCTTCAGGCTTTAAGCGTTGTCAATGACGGTAATGTGCAGAACAGGGCCGGGCCTGACATATTTAGTCCCAGAAGcaactaaaatttatttggcCCTATAAcaactcatttttaaaaaaaatcagagccTATTTGCTGTGTATGCGTTTTGAACTCGGCACCCTAGTTTATTAGCAACCAAATTTTGCCATCTGAACTGTCAGACATTTTATGTTATTGGCCCCTAAACTATTTTTAACACTAACGGCCCTCAAGctaatgcttgatgaacttgtgctcagagcatctccaatgtataactctatttttttctccaaaatggaataaaagtgaaaatggagtaaaattacTCTAATCCTACTCTATTTTccactccataatggagtgatgaacaaacaaaaaataaattgctctatttatagagtaaatttcattatggagtgagatatgaagttAGGTTGAAGCATttcttactccatattcacttttattccattttagagaaaaatggAATAGAGATAGAGATGCTATCAGGTCCGGCCGGGGTGCAGAATCTACCTTCATTTTATGAATGAGCTTTGTCTGCTTTGAGACTCATCTACGTAAACAGCCAATGGCATGGCGACACGTTATCCTTTCAACGTGTAAAAAGTCCAATCAGTAACTGACGCATTGTAGAATGTAGTGTAACCCTTATTCATTGCCTTGATATTGCAGTGTGCACGACTATGCCTTTGGTCCTAAAATTCAAACTATTGATATCATACTGTACTTTTATCTACACGACAGAGAAATTTTaacgaaaaaaaattatagcttAGTTGGATGAAAATGTACTATAACCCGCATCTTTTTGATAAGAAGAAACTACTTTTTATGAAAACCTGCTTACGCTTGAGACTAAGCCCATGATTTTCATTTCCATTTTTTGGGCCAAGCCTGTTGACTACTACCTATCTCTAATTAGTATCATACAGTTTCCACTTATGATCCttgttgaaattttgaaaacaaaagaaaagaaatttgAGACTCAGCTATGCGCCTATGATTATTAGAAAAAATAGATGAATATCtgaaataaacaattttttaattatctgGCAGGCTGATTCTCAAGGCTAAAACTAACCAAGAAATATGATTGTATTTAATGGTAAAAAGATAAAGTTTAGTTGCGGTATGGGAAAATCAGTCGTTTTTTACATGGAAAATCAATCGTTTAACGAAATTAATCCGGCAAGGTAATATTAACTAATTAACTCATTTttattagagcatttccaatgtaaaatttaatttttttctttaaaattgagtaaaattaaatataaagtaaaatgattcaaccctactccattttctactctataatggagtgataaacaaacaaaaatagatTATTCTATTTATGCAATAAACTCCATTATGGAATGAGATATAAAGTTGAGTTGAAgcatttttattctatattcatttttattctattttataaaaaaaaatggagtagaAATAAAGATGCTCTTAACAACATTGATTTAGCCGGTTTGGAAAAGCTGAAAAATAAAGGTTACCATATactaaaaatgtataatattgtgaTGGTTTCTTATTCTAcagaatataataataattaggtTCTAATTATATACCACGAATTTAACAAGAGACATCCAAATAAATATCATAGTTACATTTCATGTTATGAATATACTTCCAAGttagaaaagtaaaaaaattggtaaataaaattcaaaaattggtAAATAAAATTCTTACTCGTAAAcgagttctctctctctctctctctctctctctctctctctctctctctctctctctctctctctctctctctctctctctctctctctctcttatctcttgtaaaccctaattTGATTTGGCGCCGCTCAGCCGGTGGCGGCTTCCGGCGAGTCCGTCGCGGTTGTCACCGGCTGTCTTCCCTTTTCTTCATTATGTCTCTTCCCCTTCTATATCTCGTCTCCTTCCCCTGCTCTTTTGTCTCGCCGATATACCTATTGTTGTGGTCTTCCTCTCTTTGCCGGCGTCGCTGCCCGGTGGTTAGGGATCTGGAGCGGTGGTGAGGTGTGTATGTAAGGGTGGGGCTTGGTGGTTCTTCCGAGGGTTAACCTTGAGGCATAGCTCAGATCTGGCCAGATCTACTTTCAATGGAGGACGATTGTGCTCGGTGGTGGTGCTCCGGTCATCGTCGATCCCTCCGGCGTCAGTTGCTGGTGTCGAAGACAGGTTCCCTCGTTCTCGGTTGGAGGGCGCTCGTCTCTGAGATCTGTACTTTTGATTCATCACGGTTTCTCACCACCAATGAGAAACATATACATCAAGAGTCGATTTTGGATCTCAACAAGCTCCCTGGCAGTGGTGGTTACCCTCTGCTAGTGGTTTCTCCTTGTAGGTGGGTGCAGGGCTCCTTGTGGCTAGGAGATGTCGCTGTCAAGCTCATGAGGAGGGCTGAGTTCTTCTTCTCGTCTTAACCAGAGGTGGCGGTCTGGTGAGCTTGCTAGATTGAGCTTCTATGCTCGATTTTTTGTCAGTCTCTGGTTTTCAGAGTCAGTCGCTCGTGCGGGTCAATGTGGTCTTAGGTTGTTGTAGTCTACCTTCTTCCTCATTCCCGGTGACAGCGAGTGTTGCTAGCATCTCTGCAGTAATGGTTTAGTGCTTCGGTTCTTGCCCTGTGGTGCTAGCTCCTTTTATCGTGCAGCGTCTGGTGGATGTGGCGGGTTATCAACTATCAGTCTCTCCAAATAAGAGCGGTTGTGGGCTTGATGTTGAGGTGTTGGTGGTTCCAGTGAGGGGCTTACAGGTTGCTGGAGTATTTTGGTGCCTTTGAAATTCAGGAGGGAGGAGCAGAGGTGGCTGTTTGCGGTGATTGATGTCTGGGGCTTCGACAGGCTCTAGTTCGTTGGTTTCGCCGCTTTGGTGCGGCCCCAGTGTCGTCTGCTGCAAGCTCCGAGTTCTCGCTGGTGTCTTTGCTCTCTGCAGGTGGTAGAGCTTTGTGGTGAGGTCATTTTATGGAGGCGAGTGCCTGGGCAAGCCAATATTACCGGCTCGTGACTCATGTTTTAACTGGTGCCGTACTATGGAGTTTTCTGATCTTGCGTTTTGCGTGCTCTTGGCGACCCTCTCAAGATCTCTCGAGTGTTCTCTCTTCTGCCTTTCGGTTTCGGTTCTCAATCATGTTTTTCATTactgttttttgttgttgtgttaGTAGTTTCATTTCGGTGTTTGTATTTTCCGCTACTAGTATTTCTTTGTACCGTCTGTCTCAAACTCAGAAAATTGGTAATGCAATCTTaacatgtttaccaaaaaaaaaaaaattcaaaattcacaCAAACacaataaaaatgtttaatatatattataaatatgtaatcattAACACTTTAATGGTAGGTcatatataacttatatgtgAGGTCGTAGTTAATTAGAGGCAAAAATATCCGCCGACGGCGACATCATGGCTCCACAAcgaaaacttttattttctactATTAATCATccaaacaaaaagtttgtttctCTACACGGATTTTATTGCAAGTAACTACGAACTCCAAGTGAATACAAATACATATGCGTGGATATAAATTAAGTTTGAGATTCAAAGAAGGTCATCaacgaaaaaaacaaaagtgaaTCCTGAAATGATGTTTCACGGGACGTAAGTACAACTAAGTACCGCAGCAATTTTAAAAGCGCTCTTATTATATTTCACATATCTTTAATTCATATATAGACCTTGAATACGATCTACCAGATCGAGACACAGACATATAGTACTGAGATATATAACGTATAAATGAGAGCGTAAGCTATTGTTAATGGTCGAAAAATTACGATAAAATAAGTGCGGCTTGTTATCTGATCAATGATCATTAGCCATTAGATATTAGCAGGGCCGGCTCAATACTGGTAGGGGCCctaggacaaaaaaaaaattttactctctaaaatttatatagagataatgtttaaaatatttttataatttaatcaataatattttgtatattttgtaatgaaaataaaattatatacatatcaaataattttgggcccttttcaattttatttattgtatttataatttttttatatataaaaatatagatttataaaaaattgggcGCCTTATTTATCATTACACGGGGGGACACGGGCTCGGATCCGGGGCGGTCGCACCGCTTGTCCCCCTTGTAAGCCGGCCCTGGATATTAGTAttcaaatttaacaaatttaCACGTGTGATATTTTGTTTCAAACATTAacataacattatttttttcgcCATTTTTTAGTGTAGTGCTGAACtgaaatttacatatatatttcattgtGATGAGTCTGGTGGCATTCAAAGTCCAACGAGAAAGGTAGAATCCAACGACTGAGATGAACAtattaagtttaataatataaatataacattttacaTGCATATGAATACGACGAACATAAACAGTACGCTCCAACAAACTATAGTGTTTATAGTTTGTTGAAAAGTAGAAAGAACATAACTTATTGccattctaataaatatagtgTAGGGATATGTAGACATAGATGTCAACATTTAATACAAGAAGACAATGACGTACAAGTAACTATATAATTTGCATGGAATCTGAATTGGACGGTGCAAttgatgttttgtttttggcTTTAAAATCTAACAGTAAATTATGCTTTCCTTAACGTctggttttgtttgtttgcattCAGAAATTCATTCTATAATTCATTTTATGTATTTCTTTTTAGGtgttatataaataaatcaattttgtatatttgatatatggtgtttttcacATCATTGTATAAGTGTTTTCGTATTGATTCGAGTCCTTAATCCGTGTCAGTCTAGTTCTTTTTGATcttttacaggtctggagttggtaGAAGAATGAAGAGAGGGTGCATAAAGAGAAGCTGTCTTTTTGGAGCATTCCTGCGGAGAACACTCAAGACGAACAGTCCCGAAACTGTTCTCAAGCAGAACAAACAGACGGAGTAATCTCGAGGTTGTTCCCGACAAATAAAGAAGCTCATATTTTCGGGAATTAAGGCCATGTTGCCCTAATATCTTTTCTACCTATTGGCGCCTCCATATAAAGACGCCACatatcctattttatttctTACGCTAGTTTTTACAAGACAACTATTATCTTTTGCGATctgcaacttgtaagggagaagaaTCCATTCTCTCATAGAGAAAACCATCCTAACCCTTTGTTTACTACTCTTATTATTATGCAGTTTCATTCAGGATCTATGTCTTTGattgcttgcatcatgattgagtaGTGATCTAGCTCGCCTAAGGTTTTTAGGGTGTTGAATTATGAGCTAAACATAGATAAGCTATTCTTAACTATTCTTCATCCATACTGTTCTTAAGGCTTCCATTAATCTGATCACTTGATGTTAGATCCTAAGTTAATCACCTAGCTAACCGCTTAGGAGATAGCTTGACATGTATTGAATGAGCTTaatatccctaatcagcgaaagtagatattagggtagtAAGTGAACTGATCGGACCTGATCTCTAAGGCTTGCAGTTGTTTCTCATCTCAACGACAGTTAGATGGTGGGATCGACCAGAAAAGGAATCACCACCACGACAGTGGAGTGTTCCagctgagtgatccgagttctagaaagCACTGCATTgcgcttgaataattgtttggctctcgCTCAACACCCAATGAAATACCCTAGGCTAGCTTCTTGTTAAATTGAATCAATATCTAGTTTACTTGTTTTCCGCATCACCAATTGAATTGAAAACCATTTTATTCTTAGCTTAATATTGAAACTCATAAGAGTAAAGTGTATTTATGAGTAAAGTGTAgactggtcctctggattgaatctaAAGTACTATAATCATAACTGTTAACTTGGCAGTAGCAAGATTCTTATTTAGTGTatcaatattaaatttatagatGGGTTAGTTCGTGGTTCGTACGGTAGTGGTAGACTGGTAGCTTCTTTTTCGACCATTTATTTCATCCATATACGAGTAGATTATTGTTTCTTTGCGATTTTACTTGtccacacaaaaataaaaagaatgacGTATATGGTTTCTACATCACTACATAAACTAGGTATTTCCATGGAGTCATAAAGATGAGAGTACTTTATTTGCTAGAATTTGGTATGTTTGAACTTTGAAGGCAATATGTGCATGGCACATGCAATGTATTCgtgatatatatttgtaaatatacCTATTTAGACGGTggaattttagaaaattatgaCCACTATATTATAAGACTGATGTTGACTTGCATCTTTGTTGTTTTGATCAAATATGCGAGtcattgtaaatatataattaaactatTTAACTAGAAActcaaattttaagtttttagtaTTCTTATATTGATTTGGTATGTGACCCATAACTTTAAAATGTATTCAATCCAGACACTTCGCAATCTGGATCTGAATCCGAATAAACAAACTAATCCAATTTAAACTATATCAAAGGAAAATGCCGTATGAATTGAAATGAATCGAATTATATTAAATCTACTTTATGGTTAACGTCTTTTTCTTTAAGCTATTCCATCAAAGTGCGTGACCCAAAAAAAACCATAGTTACGTGACTATCTTGCATTTCAACAGTACATCTTttactaaaaagaaaaattatttttagatttttaaagcTGTATCAAATGGCATTTGTATTAGAGGAAaagtattcttttaaaaaataaaataaaacaaataaatgacTACACTCAAATTGAAGGTATTGAAGGATGATCTCTACATTAAGAGAAGATGGTGCGAGTTCTTCTCGCATTGGAGAAATTTGCGTTGCACTCGCACAGAGTGGTGCAACCACACGTGCACGTCGCCTTCTCGTCGACGAGACACACACGAGTGATAGACAGTACAGTTGTCATCAGGTAGGGCCTAAAACTAGTCTTGTCTTGTAGCTAGAACCTCTGGATGCTTCAGAGACTTTCAACCATGCTGAGTTGCTGATTTTGATTCACCTTCACCAAACTGTCGGCGGAGATTCATTGTTTGATGTAATTCAATGGATTTGTTTATTCGAAGTACTTTGGATTTGGGTATTGTAaccttttaatatatttaaataacgATTTAACTGCATTATTAAAGAAAATGCTTCGCTGTTATATCTGTACGTTGGCTTACAAAAGGGAGACACACAAATCTTCCTAACtatataaaattatcatattacatagttttatttataaaagatatTGCTTGTTTTAGTAGCTTCTTTACACCTTCCAGATGACTCCAAAAATCGATGTCGTTCCCATAAAATTCCATTTGAAAATTCTCGCAGAtgtatgtatttttaatatactTTGATCTATTATTATTTCCGTGTTGCAGAGATTTGTACTTGTTTGTTTGTGTATTTTGTGAAATTGCATCTATTTCAGACAAAAgcaaaaaatgtaaaactcaATTCATcagtataaatatttgattgatTATTTTGATTAAAGACACGAAAAGAGGGCATCTAGTATCTTATGATATTTTCTTCTGAATCATTACATTCATTTAGTATTTGATAAATCACagttaaatatatacataactaaatccttttttttttacaaaatctttTTTTCGTAACTTTTAAATTTACACATAAATTTGTTACGTTCAACGTGGATTACTAAGATCCGAagcttaaatatttatacacaTGCACACGCAATATACGGTTCAAACACTTGTCTTTGACCTACCGTACATTTAcaaactatatattaaaagagttAACTATCGATTTAACACACACGAAGGTAGtaacatttaaaattaaataaaagaaaagcaGAGGAAGGTACCTGGTTGTTGGTTTCGAAGGCTTATATATAAACCTCTACAAAACCTCTTCATCTCACTTGAACTTAGATTACATCACTTCAAAGAAAATCATCTCTTACTCGTGGATACAACTTTGCTAACTTTCCGACAAAAGAATAACAAGAGTTCAATGGCGGTTTCTAATTCTCTAACAATCTCTCCGAGAAAACTCCGGTCTGATCTTTACTCTTACTCGAACCAAGACAATACCAAGACACCTCTGGTCATCTCTGTTCTATCTTCTCTTATCGACCGAACTCTAACTCGAAACCAGAGAATCAGTCGTAGAGCTTCGCCGGCGTCGTCTACTTCCGGCCGGAGTGGCAAAACCCAGATCTTTGATTGCCGTGAAATTCCAGATATGACCATCCAATCGTACCTAGAGAGAATTTTCCGGTACACAAAAGCCGGTCCATCGGTTTACGTGGTGGCTTATGTCTACATTGACCGGTTCTGTCAACTCAATCCCGGTTTTAGAATCAGTCTCGCTAATGTACATCGCCTCCTAATCACCACCATCATGATCGCTTCTAAATACGTCGAAGATTTGTAAGTCTCGAAAAgaaacttcaatatttttccatgatttttttttaattagtcatTTTTTTCTGATATGTTTTCATTTATGTTTCCAGGAATTACAGAAATTCATATTTTGCCAAAGTAGGTGGTTTAGAGACAGAGGATTTGAACAAATTAGAGTTAGAGTTTCTGTTCTTGATGGGATTCAAGCTACATGTTAATGTGAGTGTGTTCGAGAGTTATTGTTGTCATCTTGAAAGAGAGGTCAGCTTTGGAGGAGGTTATCAGATTGAGAAGGCATTGCGTTGCGCCGAAGAAATCAAATCTAGACAAATGATCGTTCAAGATCctaaacatcatcatcatcatcatcagtttGCTCGAGTCTTGTTGTAGACAAAGAAACTcttcttttttagttttgtcgTTTGTGCTTGTGATCTTGACTTTCTGTTGGTCAGAGTTTTATTGGCATGGTGTTGGTGTAAATGTAAACATAATTGAGTAGAGATAGCAGTGATGTATGTACTGAGCATTGTAGATTAGTATATAGATTCACTATCTATTGAAGTTGAGAAAATCGTTTCATTTGCATTCACTAACCAAGAGAATTTgcatgaaaattttgaaatatgaaatacacagtttaaaattaaaaaaaaaacaagtatgTTAGAAAACCATATATATTTACACCTTGttttcaaaattgtacaaaataattaaaatataccCCTTTTTGgggtaaaattaaaatatatccaAGTTGTTCATTTTCCCATATACAATATGGATGCTAAAGATAGGATTTGCGAGCTGATTTGGTGTCTAATATTTGATCAAACGGTAGGTTACAAAGATAACATTATTATCGATAGCTTTAAAGTTCTTTAATAAAGATATCTTATTAAATACTACATTCCCATTATATATGTGCAACaaccttttttattatatgatattAAAGTTTCAGATTAATTGAATCTTTCTCATTTTTGGATGTCGGAAACCGGTCATGTTTGTTTCCCACATAGTCTTAGACTTTAGAGTGCTAAAAGAAATTCATCGCCAACTTTTTTTTACCGTAGAAACTCACAAGTTATCATTTTATagccaaaaaaaagttattcttGTATTTTTCTCATCACCATGCAAAATTcattaacattttttattgTAGCTAGAAACTTACAAGATATCGTTGTATCTTTCTCATTCTCATGCGAACAATTAGTAAAATGCCTTTTCAGTTAAACTAATGACTAATGAGCCGTAATGCTTCATGCCATTCTTTTCATTTAAActatttcatttaaactaaTCAGCCGTAATGCTCCATGCCATTATGAGAATAAAAaagtatctatatttttttattgatggtgtAGTGTGGTTCACGAGCATCTATCTACCTAACCAGAGTAATTTATCAACCATCTGACTTAATCCTTTGCACCATATATTTAGAGGAATAAAATTAGGATTGATGTTTTTGATATGATGTCTAATAATTGCCTCGCCGAAGGTATACACACTAATAATTGTACcgattgtttatatatatatatttgtaattatatGGTTTAAGTTGCTACTTTACCTATATAATGGTGTTTTCAAAAGCTTACTATCAAGGAAAAATACTCACTAATAATCTTTATTTTCCGTCttagttttatttgttaaaTGAAGATAAATTACTAAGTACTAGTCaatttttttcaacaaaaataacaaagaaaaatgACTCATCGTCCATTTGGTGGGTTTCAGTGGTTGGATCTTAAGTTCAATGGCTCTTAAAACAATGGTATTTGTGAATTTCTACCGTCTAGCTTTGATTAACTAAAAAGTTGTCTTGATAAGGTCAAACTGAAAGGGCCCACAAGCCCATTGCGAGAAAACAAAGTAAAATGCCTTTTCATATAAACTAATCAGCCGTAATGCTTCATGCCATTTGTATAAGAATACAAAGTATCTATTGATAGTGTAGTGTGGTTCACGAGCATCTACCTAACGAGGCATGTATCAACGCTTAGATATACTTGGGCTA is part of the Brassica rapa cultivar Chiifu-401-42 chromosome A09, CAAS_Brap_v3.01, whole genome shotgun sequence genome and harbors:
- the LOC103841901 gene encoding GATA transcription factor 4 codes for the protein MDVYGLSSPDLLRIDDLLDFSNDEIFSSSSTVASSAASSSENPFSFHASPPPPPPLLTDFTHDLCVPSDDAAHLEWLSRFVDDSFSDYPANPLTVNVRPDASFTGKPRSRRSRAPSSPSLAGTWAPMPESELCYSVAKRSPSKKLEVESVTAEGGGGRRCTHCASEKTPQWRTGPLGPKTLCNACGVRFKSGRLVPEYRPASSPTFVLTQHSNSHRKVMELRRQKEQIESRFQPQ
- the LOC103841902 gene encoding cyclin-U2-2; this encodes MAVSNSLTISPRKLRSDLYSYSNQDNTKTPLVISVLSSLIDRTLTRNQRISRRASPASSTSGRSGKTQIFDCREIPDMTIQSYLERIFRYTKAGPSVYVVAYVYIDRFCQLNPGFRISLANVHRLLITTIMIASKYVEDLNYRNSYFAKVGGLETEDLNKLELEFLFLMGFKLHVNVSVFESYCCHLEREVSFGGGYQIEKALRCAEEIKSRQMIVQDPKHHHHHHQFARVLL